A region of Salinibacter sp. 10B DNA encodes the following proteins:
- a CDS encoding SDR family oxidoreductase: protein MTAPVSILGCGWLGRPLGQHLVERGHTVRGSTTTPDKLETLREDGIEPVLLTLDPDLSEPPPDALFQSPILVLNIPPSRGADDVRTRHRHQIEAVRDAAVEGSVEWILFASSTGVYPSVELSIAEADCPPGQPAVLPGPRRPTGEALLDVEGLLMDTPDVDTTIVRLGGLYGGDRTPGRFLAGRTDVGRPNAPVNLLHRDDAIGVFATLIEQDVRNEVFNACADKHPSRQAFYTRAANVAGLDAPTFDPTDTTTGKLIRNRKIRVHCDYEFQHPDPLADLESSA, encoded by the coding sequence ATGACCGCTCCAGTTAGCATTCTCGGTTGTGGGTGGCTGGGTCGTCCCCTCGGACAGCACCTCGTGGAACGGGGACACACGGTTCGGGGATCGACCACCACTCCTGACAAGCTTGAGACACTGCGTGAGGACGGGATCGAGCCCGTCCTTCTCACCCTCGACCCCGACTTGTCCGAGCCCCCTCCCGACGCCCTCTTCCAATCGCCCATTCTGGTCCTCAACATTCCTCCCTCCCGCGGTGCCGACGACGTGCGCACCCGACATCGCCACCAAATTGAGGCCGTCCGCGACGCGGCGGTTGAGGGATCGGTGGAATGGATCCTCTTTGCTAGCTCCACAGGGGTCTATCCCAGCGTGGAGCTGAGCATCGCGGAGGCCGACTGTCCACCGGGCCAGCCGGCGGTGCTGCCCGGCCCCCGCCGCCCCACGGGCGAGGCCCTGCTCGACGTGGAGGGCCTGCTCATGGATACGCCCGACGTCGACACCACCATTGTTCGCCTCGGCGGATTGTACGGAGGGGACCGCACCCCCGGCCGCTTCCTCGCAGGACGAACCGACGTGGGACGTCCCAACGCACCGGTAAATCTCCTGCATCGCGACGACGCCATAGGCGTATTTGCGACCCTCATCGAGCAGGACGTAAGAAACGAGGTCTTCAACGCTTGTGCCGACAAGCACCCCTCCCGACAGGCCTTCTATACCCGTGCCGCCAACGTGGCCGGCCTCGATGCTCCCACCTTCGACCCTACCGATACGACAACCGGCAAGCTCATCCGCAACCGGAAGATCAGAGTCCACTGCGACTATGAGTTCCAACACCCCGATCCACTTGCCGATCTGGAAAGCAGCGCATAA
- a CDS encoding stomatin-like protein, translated as MELFTALNNASLGILALLALYVAYKFLRAIRFVPQQRAYVVERLGNYHKTLEAGFHALIPFIDKVKYTHDLREQAIPVEPQECFTEDNVRVEVDGVIYLSVTNPVNASYGVTDFNRAAIQLAQTTTRSVIGRMELDTTFQERAAISRAVVEVLSEVEQAWGIKVHRYEIKNIDPPRTVQKAMERQMTAERERRATVARSEGKQQSTVNDAQGEKQELINQSEGEKQRRINEAEGRAKEIEAIAEATAEAIERVAGAVSAPGGEEAVKLRLAEQYLQTIAKLGKKENEVLLPADLTRYESVIDGLSLDEFTLRADEEPSRPAGDGAPEPDES; from the coding sequence ATGGAATTGTTCACCGCCCTCAACAACGCCAGCCTCGGCATTCTCGCCCTGCTGGCCCTGTACGTTGCCTACAAATTTCTGCGTGCCATCCGGTTCGTGCCACAGCAGCGGGCCTACGTCGTGGAGCGCCTCGGCAACTACCACAAGACGCTGGAAGCGGGCTTTCACGCCCTCATTCCCTTCATCGACAAGGTGAAGTACACGCACGACCTTCGTGAGCAAGCCATCCCGGTCGAGCCGCAGGAGTGCTTCACGGAGGATAACGTGCGCGTGGAGGTCGACGGCGTCATTTACCTCAGCGTGACCAATCCCGTGAACGCCAGCTACGGCGTGACGGACTTCAACCGTGCGGCCATTCAACTGGCCCAGACCACCACGCGCTCGGTGATCGGTCGGATGGAGTTGGACACGACCTTCCAGGAGCGGGCCGCCATCAGCCGAGCCGTCGTGGAGGTGCTGAGCGAGGTAGAGCAGGCGTGGGGCATCAAGGTGCACCGCTACGAGATCAAGAACATCGACCCGCCGCGGACGGTGCAGAAGGCGATGGAGCGGCAAATGACGGCCGAGCGCGAGCGTCGTGCCACGGTGGCTCGGTCGGAAGGGAAGCAGCAGTCCACCGTCAACGACGCGCAAGGGGAAAAGCAGGAACTTATCAATCAGTCCGAGGGCGAGAAGCAGCGCCGGATCAATGAGGCCGAGGGCCGCGCCAAGGAGATCGAGGCGATTGCTGAAGCGACGGCGGAAGCGATCGAGCGCGTGGCGGGTGCCGTGTCGGCCCCCGGTGGCGAGGAAGCGGTGAAGCTGCGCCTGGCCGAACAGTACCTGCAGACGATTGCCAAGCTGGGGAAGAAGGAAAACGAGGTGCTTCTGCCGGCCGACCTCACACGTTACGAGTCGGTCATCGACGGCCTGTCCCTCGACGAGTTTACGCTGCGAGCAGACGAGGAGCCCTCTCGGCCTGCAGGAGATGGAGCCCCGGAGCCCGACGAGAGCTGA
- a CDS encoding HAMP domain-containing sensor histidine kinase, which translates to MILTLLSAVFVIGSISFAKLEEQRPPAPEPVQLSSSTAPQQSPVSRPVPWYRTPWALATYGLGVAGAIVFFVRRRTADLAERHESLEQVVAQRTEKVREQKQTLEAYNRELLRTNQTLRRTVEEKSKLLGMAAHDLKNPLFGIRALSEIVLEADDLPSKHHRKLNLIRESADETLHLIDDLLASAAGSTQSDLNKEDVDVAALVQWVVRSFEPQAQRKEQPLQCSVAEAPCTVRGDKRKLREAIGNLISNALKYSPPGQEINVIVEREQQTVQVAVVDTGPGLSESDQQRMFTPFQRLSAEPTGDEGSSGLGLYIVKQIADLHDGTIEVETAPGEGSTFTLVLPATPPDASPVPETNPTDVEVEMQSSNA; encoded by the coding sequence TTGATCCTCACCCTGCTTTCGGCCGTGTTCGTGATCGGAAGCATTAGCTTTGCCAAATTGGAGGAGCAACGCCCCCCCGCTCCTGAGCCTGTGCAACTGTCCTCCTCGACGGCTCCCCAGCAATCCCCCGTAAGCCGCCCGGTCCCGTGGTACCGAACCCCGTGGGCCTTGGCAACCTACGGGCTCGGTGTAGCGGGCGCAATCGTATTTTTCGTACGGCGCCGCACGGCCGATCTTGCCGAACGGCACGAGAGTCTCGAACAGGTAGTGGCCCAGCGAACCGAAAAAGTACGTGAGCAAAAGCAGACGCTGGAGGCATACAACCGCGAGCTCCTTCGCACGAACCAAACCCTGCGCCGCACTGTCGAAGAGAAATCCAAGCTTCTGGGCATGGCGGCCCACGACCTCAAGAATCCTCTCTTCGGCATCCGCGCCCTCTCCGAAATCGTACTAGAAGCCGATGACCTGCCGTCCAAACACCACCGCAAGCTCAACCTCATCCGCGAGTCGGCCGATGAGACGCTTCACCTCATCGATGATCTTCTAGCCTCAGCAGCGGGCTCGACCCAGTCTGACTTGAACAAGGAGGATGTGGATGTGGCGGCCCTTGTCCAGTGGGTGGTTCGCAGCTTCGAGCCGCAGGCCCAGCGCAAGGAACAACCCCTCCAGTGCTCCGTGGCGGAGGCGCCCTGCACGGTCCGGGGCGACAAGCGCAAGCTTCGGGAAGCCATCGGCAACCTTATCAGCAACGCGCTAAAGTACTCCCCGCCTGGTCAGGAGATCAATGTGATCGTGGAGCGGGAACAGCAAACGGTCCAGGTCGCGGTGGTCGATACGGGACCGGGCCTGAGTGAAAGCGATCAGCAGCGCATGTTCACCCCGTTCCAACGCCTTTCAGCCGAGCCCACGGGAGACGAGGGATCGTCCGGCCTCGGCCTGTACATCGTAAAGCAAATTGCCGACCTCCACGACGGGACGATCGAGGTGGAGACGGCACCCGGCGAAGGAAGCACATTTACTCTGGTGCTTCCCGCAACGCCGCCCGACGCGTCTCCCGTCCCGGAGACGAACCCTACGGATGTGGAAGTGGAAATGCAGTCCTCAAACGCCTAG
- a CDS encoding inorganic diphosphatase, which translates to MAHPWHDVNVGTDAPDVFNAIIEIPQGSKVKYELDKDTGMLRVDRMLYSSVVYPANYGFIPQTYADDGDPLDVLVLAQEAVDPLSILRARPIGMMSMLDDEEEDAKIICIHMDDPAFNDYWHIKELPDHRLRELRRFFQDYKALEDKTVRVQDFFGPDRAKSVVTGAGEQYEEVIASSTE; encoded by the coding sequence ATGGCGCACCCGTGGCACGACGTCAACGTGGGGACCGACGCGCCCGACGTGTTCAACGCAATTATCGAAATCCCCCAGGGCAGTAAGGTCAAGTACGAACTTGACAAAGACACCGGCATGTTGCGGGTAGATCGCATGTTGTACTCGTCGGTCGTCTATCCCGCCAACTACGGATTCATCCCGCAAACCTACGCCGATGACGGCGACCCGCTCGACGTACTGGTGCTGGCCCAGGAAGCGGTCGATCCGTTAAGTATCCTCCGTGCCCGTCCGATCGGCATGATGAGCATGCTCGACGATGAGGAGGAGGATGCGAAGATTATCTGCATCCACATGGACGACCCTGCCTTTAACGACTACTGGCACATCAAGGAACTGCCGGACCACCGCCTGCGGGAGCTTCGACGCTTCTTCCAGGACTACAAAGCGCTTGAAGACAAAACCGTGCGGGTGCAAGACTTCTTCGGTCCCGATCGCGCAAAGAGCGTGGTTACGGGAGCAGGAGAACAGTACGAAGAAGTGATCGCCTCAAGCACTGAGTAA
- a CDS encoding LptE family protein, which produces MGVLLCLGAGGVTGCAYYGFTGASIPSHLETIAIPIAEDNTSSPVTNLGNQLTDLLTEQFVGRTSLSLNNNETDADAVLSTRIVQYTNQPTGVSGDERATQNRVSIEVDVRYYDQVTDSTMVQQTFTGTANYNPVQAGLGGEQQAAELAVERVAEDIFTSATSDW; this is translated from the coding sequence GTGGGAGTTCTGCTTTGTCTCGGGGCGGGGGGGGTCACGGGCTGCGCATACTACGGCTTTACGGGGGCGAGCATTCCCTCGCACCTGGAGACCATCGCCATCCCCATTGCTGAGGACAACACCTCCAGTCCCGTGACCAACCTCGGCAATCAGCTCACAGACCTGTTGACCGAGCAGTTTGTGGGGCGCACCAGTCTGTCACTGAACAACAACGAGACCGACGCGGATGCAGTGCTCTCGACCCGAATCGTGCAGTATACGAACCAGCCCACGGGCGTGAGTGGCGACGAACGCGCGACCCAGAATCGGGTAAGCATCGAGGTGGATGTGCGCTACTACGACCAGGTCACCGACTCGACGATGGTCCAGCAGACCTTTACGGGGACGGCCAACTACAATCCGGTACAGGCCGGGCTTGGGGGCGAGCAGCAGGCCGCCGAACTCGCTGTAGAACGCGTGGCGGAAGACATCTTTACCTCCGCCACGTCGGACTGGTAG
- a CDS encoding PH domain-containing protein, translated as METSSSGTDRSEVLTGDALHPLDTSITSIWTIKLLGLAVLLFLPALFYDLTHMFAPDAWLPFGVLSGTVLGLGLLYGIAWPRLRYRSWGFALRPEELYVEHGVITNVRTVVPLRRIQHVDVSQDLIEREYALGRLVVHTAGSRSSDVVVPGLPLAEAERIRDEVKRFILEDPLTEDPV; from the coding sequence ATGGAAACGTCTTCTTCCGGTACCGATCGTTCGGAGGTGCTGACGGGCGACGCCCTTCATCCGCTCGACACGTCCATCACGTCCATCTGGACGATTAAGCTTTTGGGCCTTGCGGTTCTTCTATTTTTGCCGGCCCTCTTTTATGACCTTACCCACATGTTTGCGCCCGACGCCTGGTTGCCGTTTGGGGTGCTGTCGGGGACGGTCCTGGGACTGGGGCTTCTTTATGGAATTGCCTGGCCTCGCCTCCGGTATCGGTCGTGGGGCTTTGCGCTGCGGCCGGAGGAATTGTACGTGGAGCATGGGGTTATCACGAACGTGCGAACGGTCGTGCCGCTCCGTCGCATCCAGCATGTGGACGTGTCCCAAGATCTGATTGAGCGGGAGTACGCCCTGGGTCGTCTGGTTGTGCACACGGCGGGCTCGCGGAGCAGCGACGTCGTTGTTCCCGGCCTGCCGCTTGCAGAGGCAGAGCGCATCCGAGACGAGGTGAAGCGCTTCATTCTCGAAGATCCCCTCACGGAAGACCCGGTGTAA
- the egtD gene encoding L-histidine N(alpha)-methyltransferase, which produces METTTQALSLVDEAPATESFRDAALDGLRKSQKQIPSKFLYDERGSKLFDQICELEEYYPTRTEIGIMRDNVEDMVQSIGPQARLLELGSGSSQKTRILLDHLDDLAVYVPVDISRSHLVEAAEALAEAYPHIPVQPLCADYTTSFDLPEPPQPVHRTVAYYPGSTVGNFRPEEAQRFLSRLAEAVAPNGGLLIGVDLKKDVAVMEAAYNDAAGVTAAFNKNLLRRMNRELNATFDLDRFEHESIWNEEKGCVESFLRSREAQTVTVAGHSFSFAKGERIHTEYSYKYTLEDFAELVGAAGFSVETVWTDDQSYFSVQYCTVDG; this is translated from the coding sequence ATGGAAACGACCACTCAGGCGCTTTCTCTTGTCGATGAGGCCCCAGCCACCGAGTCGTTCCGAGACGCCGCACTCGACGGCCTCCGAAAATCTCAGAAGCAGATCCCATCGAAATTCTTGTATGACGAACGCGGATCGAAGCTCTTCGATCAGATCTGTGAGCTGGAGGAGTACTACCCGACCCGAACCGAAATCGGCATTATGAGAGACAATGTCGAGGACATGGTCCAGTCCATCGGGCCCCAGGCACGGTTGTTAGAGCTTGGCAGTGGCAGTAGCCAGAAAACGCGCATCCTGCTTGACCACCTCGACGACCTCGCCGTCTACGTACCCGTCGATATTTCGCGATCCCACCTGGTCGAGGCCGCAGAGGCACTGGCAGAGGCGTATCCCCATATTCCGGTGCAGCCGCTGTGTGCGGACTATACCACCTCCTTCGACCTCCCTGAGCCGCCCCAGCCGGTACACCGGACGGTGGCCTATTATCCCGGGTCTACGGTCGGCAATTTTCGCCCCGAAGAGGCTCAGCGATTCCTCTCTCGCCTCGCCGAGGCCGTGGCCCCGAACGGGGGCCTCCTGATTGGGGTCGACTTAAAGAAGGACGTGGCGGTTATGGAGGCGGCCTACAACGACGCGGCGGGCGTCACGGCCGCCTTCAACAAAAACTTGCTTCGCCGCATGAATCGGGAGCTCAACGCCACCTTCGACCTTGACCGGTTCGAACACGAAAGCATCTGGAACGAAGAAAAGGGCTGTGTGGAAAGCTTCCTCCGCAGCCGAGAAGCCCAGACGGTCACGGTGGCCGGGCACTCCTTCTCGTTTGCCAAAGGGGAGCGGATTCACACCGAGTACTCCTACAAGTACACCCTTGAGGACTTTGCTGAACTGGTTGGGGCAGCCGGATTCTCCGTCGAGACGGTCTGGACAGACGACCAGTCGTACTTCAGTGTTCAGTACTGCACGGTGGACGGCTAA
- the malQ gene encoding 4-alpha-glucanotransferase, producing MQETQVCLVIPVRLHFTEGEFVRRLLTTGLIGSCTVAGDSHHRVDQRRLVFHLRSLPFDQPTASVDSQRVSGILLHITSLPSAYGIGDLGPAAYRFADFLTRTHQKLWQVLPLGPVGAGASPYSSTSTFAGNPLLISPEPLVEYGLLTEEDLAPLAELPDGHVDYERVRTRKRAVLRTAYERYETGRSVVSDTDLAQFRADQASWLDDYALYAALKDAYDEAPWMQWPDPLSRRDPEALEQARETHADAIRMHVFWQYLFHRQWTALQSYCHARDIRLFGDIPIYVARDSADVWAHQELFHLDDDGRPTVVAGVPPDYFSPEGQRWGNPLYRWDKMEANDYRWWKERLRRTLERVDLVRLDHFRGFDAYWEIPAEAETAVNGEWREGPGMPFFEEVEEELGTLPVVAEDLGVITDSVEALREECGFPGMAVLQFAFEDDPTNEFLPHNYRRNLVAYPGTHDNNTTMGWWADDLTSSEAQAFARDYLNLDRVDAGVHEQALRVLMASVADRVVFPMQDLLGLGSDARMNTPGHPNGNWEWRFTPAQVTDRAEELLETLTRIYGRAGDYDA from the coding sequence GTGCAGGAGACACAAGTATGTCTTGTGATTCCCGTGCGCCTTCATTTCACTGAGGGCGAGTTCGTTCGCCGCCTTTTGACGACGGGGCTGATAGGATCCTGCACCGTGGCGGGAGATTCCCACCATCGCGTTGACCAGAGGCGGCTCGTGTTCCACCTTCGTTCTCTCCCTTTCGACCAACCGACTGCCTCCGTGGACTCTCAACGCGTCAGCGGCATTCTGCTGCACATCACCTCTTTGCCCAGTGCCTATGGGATCGGCGACCTCGGCCCGGCGGCCTACCGTTTTGCTGATTTTCTCACCCGCACCCACCAGAAGCTCTGGCAGGTGCTGCCCCTCGGCCCGGTGGGGGCCGGTGCCTCGCCCTATTCCAGCACGTCGACCTTTGCCGGCAATCCGCTTCTGATTAGCCCCGAGCCGCTCGTGGAGTACGGCCTCCTTACGGAGGAGGATCTTGCCCCCCTTGCCGAATTGCCGGACGGCCATGTCGACTATGAACGAGTGAGGACCCGGAAGCGCGCTGTGTTGCGCACGGCCTATGAGCGATACGAGACCGGCCGCTCCGTCGTCAGTGACACCGACCTCGCACAATTTCGGGCCGACCAGGCCTCGTGGCTCGACGACTACGCGCTCTACGCGGCTCTGAAGGATGCGTACGACGAAGCCCCTTGGATGCAGTGGCCGGATCCGCTGTCGCGCCGCGACCCAGAGGCTCTCGAACAGGCACGAGAGACGCACGCGGACGCCATTCGCATGCACGTGTTCTGGCAGTATCTCTTCCATCGCCAGTGGACGGCTCTGCAGTCCTATTGCCATGCACGCGACATTCGGCTGTTCGGCGATATTCCCATCTATGTGGCCCGCGACAGCGCCGACGTATGGGCTCATCAGGAGCTTTTTCATCTCGACGACGACGGCCGGCCCACTGTCGTGGCGGGGGTTCCGCCCGATTACTTCAGTCCCGAGGGCCAACGTTGGGGCAATCCGCTCTACCGATGGGACAAGATGGAGGCCAACGACTACCGATGGTGGAAGGAGCGACTGCGGCGTACGCTGGAGCGCGTGGATCTGGTGCGCCTCGACCATTTCCGTGGATTCGATGCGTACTGGGAAATTCCGGCGGAGGCTGAGACGGCCGTGAACGGAGAGTGGCGGGAAGGACCGGGCATGCCCTTTTTTGAGGAGGTGGAAGAGGAGCTCGGGACCCTCCCGGTGGTGGCGGAGGATCTCGGGGTGATTACCGATTCGGTAGAGGCGCTGCGAGAAGAGTGTGGATTTCCCGGCATGGCCGTGCTGCAGTTTGCGTTCGAGGACGATCCGACCAACGAGTTTCTCCCCCACAACTATCGGCGCAACCTGGTTGCCTATCCGGGCACGCACGACAATAACACGACCATGGGGTGGTGGGCCGACGATCTCACATCGTCCGAAGCCCAGGCGTTTGCGCGCGACTATCTCAACCTCGATCGTGTGGACGCCGGGGTGCATGAGCAAGCCCTGCGCGTCCTGATGGCCTCGGTGGCCGATCGCGTGGTGTTTCCCATGCAGGATCTTCTGGGGTTGGGATCGGACGCCCGAATGAATACGCCGGGGCACCCGAACGGGAATTGGGAGTGGCGCTTTACGCCTGCGCAGGTGACCGACCGCGCCGAAGAGCTGCTGGAAACGCTCACGCGGATCTACGGGCGAGCGGGCGACTACGACGCGTGA
- a CDS encoding sigma 54-interacting transcriptional regulator, producing MDRASIQERFGIVGSSNAIKNVIDRARQVAKTDISVLLQGESGVGKELIAQALHELSVRRHEPMVVVNCGAIPEGLIESELFGAEKGAYTGAVEQRVGYFEEADGSTIFLDEIGEMPKEAQVRLLRVLETGKFSRVGASQQQQVDVRIVAATNKNLAEEVQAGRFRKDLYYRLSTVLIDIPPLRERPEDILPIFETFLHEFSKEYNSSRKTLTEDAEDVLKDYRWPGNVRELRNVAEQVTVLLRADEVSADELRPLLRDIGEAAPSTELMRVDQQEQRQDEDDTSTDIRQRELLYRAILEMRMDLRELKDQIGSLMSNVGVVVPRDVAERGDFPGDYDDFVVVRNAEEAEDFRDRPERNEPGEVDSLIRDVVYEVDEEGPARPTPRGERAGHREPPQGEDVVPESTARRPRDVPAPSEDESEDVEMERSEPAAEEVEEALPTLEEAEKQLISRALKQFDGNRRKTAQALGISERTLYRKLKDIDEDL from the coding sequence ATGGATCGTGCCTCCATTCAGGAACGCTTTGGTATTGTCGGGTCGTCCAATGCCATCAAAAACGTCATCGACCGGGCTCGACAGGTGGCGAAAACCGACATCAGCGTGCTTCTCCAGGGGGAGAGCGGAGTGGGCAAGGAGTTGATCGCGCAGGCGCTGCACGAGTTGTCGGTGCGCCGCCACGAGCCGATGGTGGTTGTCAACTGTGGGGCCATCCCCGAAGGTCTTATTGAAAGCGAGTTGTTCGGGGCTGAGAAGGGCGCCTATACGGGGGCGGTCGAACAGCGGGTTGGCTACTTTGAGGAGGCCGACGGCAGCACCATCTTTCTTGATGAAATTGGGGAGATGCCGAAGGAGGCACAGGTGCGGTTGTTGCGCGTGCTGGAGACCGGAAAGTTTAGCCGGGTAGGTGCCTCGCAACAGCAACAGGTGGACGTTCGTATCGTGGCGGCTACGAACAAGAACCTTGCGGAGGAAGTGCAGGCCGGTCGGTTTCGAAAAGACCTGTATTATCGGCTGAGCACCGTCCTCATCGACATCCCGCCGCTTCGGGAGCGTCCGGAAGACATTCTGCCCATCTTTGAGACCTTTCTCCACGAGTTTTCGAAGGAGTACAACTCATCGCGAAAGACGTTGACGGAGGACGCAGAGGACGTGCTGAAGGACTACCGGTGGCCGGGCAACGTGCGAGAACTCCGTAATGTGGCCGAGCAGGTAACCGTTCTACTGCGAGCGGACGAGGTGTCGGCCGATGAGCTGCGGCCACTCCTCCGCGACATCGGGGAAGCGGCGCCGTCGACCGAACTGATGCGGGTCGATCAGCAGGAGCAACGACAGGACGAAGACGACACGAGCACCGACATTCGCCAGCGGGAGCTGCTGTATCGCGCCATTCTGGAGATGCGCATGGACCTGCGTGAATTGAAGGATCAGATCGGCTCGTTGATGTCGAATGTGGGCGTCGTCGTGCCGCGGGACGTGGCTGAGCGCGGGGATTTTCCGGGCGACTACGACGATTTCGTGGTGGTCCGCAATGCGGAGGAGGCCGAGGACTTTCGGGATCGCCCCGAGCGGAATGAGCCCGGCGAGGTGGATTCGCTAATCCGGGATGTCGTGTATGAGGTCGATGAGGAGGGACCGGCCCGTCCCACGCCGCGGGGAGAGCGGGCAGGGCACAGGGAGCCTCCGCAGGGGGAAGATGTCGTGCCCGAGTCGACCGCACGTCGCCCGCGGGATGTGCCGGCGCCGAGTGAGGACGAGTCCGAGGACGTGGAGATGGAGCGGTCCGAGCCGGCAGCCGAGGAGGTGGAGGAGGCGCTACCCACGCTCGAAGAGGCCGAAAAGCAGCTTATCAGTCGGGCACTCAAGCAGTTCGATGGCAACCGGCGCAAGACCGCTCAGGCCCTGGGCATTAGCGAGCGTACCCTCTACCGCAAACTCAAGGACATCGATGAAGACCTTTAG
- a CDS encoding PH domain-containing protein has translation MPSSPEEPSTSGEGEQGNSEEARGDVPSASDPSASTEKEPSADAPGVSSATLGAVQEPQRLHPLTLLLRVGQSLPALFVILLPTLQNPSSENVFSVVFSLLYGLVALPAIVLQYLRFSYRITPKQIVIQKGVLKRQNRSIPIERIQNIQIEENLVARLLGLAKVTIETAGSSATEGSLEYVSTSDAHDIRRAVRSFQHRGAADADEADGEEGETTGEELFSMALPHVLLSGAFRFSLLYIALVFSAFQLVDPEIIVQRVLRSQGRIDQITEAMAAHPGLSILASIIAAGVLGWISGILIHLARYYNFQLWLDGDKLRKRHGLFTVTEGTIPLKKVQALILRTNPLMRAFGWYELEVQTVGMNVDEQGHRVVAPFAQYGDVLSLARRIRSFELPDAFGNVSPITIRRRFVRYSMALAAVLVPSAYFWPTDWWMPGGLALPWWGFTLIPFVLGWAVLQYRNHDYAVRDDGLYIRRGVLAHYLWIIPTEKHHVFHTTATIFQRRLDLKTLFVDTAGAATFAYPEVIDLPADEAEEQLDRLYGRFQTLYRARIEAATGAPDTRLDEEERPQLPVAEDS, from the coding sequence GTGCCGTCTTCCCCAGAAGAGCCTTCGACGTCGGGCGAGGGGGAGCAAGGGAACAGTGAGGAAGCACGAGGAGATGTCCCGTCCGCTTCTGATCCCTCGGCCTCGACCGAGAAGGAGCCTTCGGCAGACGCGCCCGGCGTGTCATCGGCCACCCTCGGGGCCGTACAGGAGCCCCAGCGCCTGCATCCGCTCACGCTGCTGCTGCGAGTGGGGCAGAGTCTGCCCGCGCTGTTCGTGATTCTCCTGCCGACCCTGCAGAACCCGAGTTCGGAAAACGTCTTCTCCGTTGTCTTTAGTTTGCTGTACGGGCTGGTGGCCCTTCCGGCCATCGTTCTGCAGTATCTTCGGTTCAGCTACCGCATCACTCCGAAGCAGATCGTCATTCAGAAGGGCGTTCTCAAGCGGCAGAATCGGAGCATCCCGATCGAGCGAATCCAGAACATCCAGATTGAGGAGAATCTGGTGGCGCGGCTCTTGGGATTGGCGAAGGTTACCATCGAGACGGCCGGTAGTTCGGCCACCGAAGGGTCGCTCGAATACGTGAGCACGAGTGATGCCCACGATATTCGGCGGGCGGTCCGGTCCTTTCAACATCGTGGGGCCGCGGACGCGGACGAGGCAGACGGGGAAGAAGGGGAAACGACGGGCGAAGAACTGTTCTCGATGGCACTGCCGCACGTGCTGCTCTCCGGTGCCTTCCGGTTTTCGCTGCTCTACATTGCCCTGGTCTTTTCGGCCTTTCAGCTGGTGGATCCCGAAATAATCGTGCAGCGGGTGCTGCGGTCGCAAGGCCGGATTGACCAGATCACGGAGGCCATGGCTGCGCATCCCGGTCTCTCGATCCTCGCATCGATCATAGCGGCGGGGGTATTGGGATGGATCAGCGGCATTCTGATTCACCTGGCGCGGTACTACAATTTCCAGCTCTGGCTCGACGGCGATAAGCTGCGGAAGCGCCATGGCCTCTTTACGGTGACGGAGGGGACGATTCCCCTTAAGAAGGTACAAGCCCTCATTCTGCGCACGAATCCGCTGATGCGGGCGTTCGGGTGGTATGAGCTGGAGGTGCAAACCGTGGGGATGAACGTGGACGAGCAGGGTCATCGCGTGGTGGCGCCGTTTGCTCAGTACGGAGACGTTCTGTCCCTGGCGCGGCGCATTCGCTCGTTCGAGCTGCCGGATGCGTTTGGAAATGTCTCTCCGATCACGATCCGGCGCCGGTTCGTTCGGTACTCGATGGCGTTGGCCGCCGTCCTGGTCCCGAGTGCATACTTTTGGCCGACGGACTGGTGGATGCCGGGAGGGCTTGCGCTGCCGTGGTGGGGCTTCACGTTGATCCCGTTTGTTCTGGGGTGGGCAGTGCTCCAGTACCGAAATCACGACTATGCCGTTCGGGACGACGGCCTGTACATCCGGCGCGGCGTGTTGGCGCACTACCTCTGGATCATTCCCACTGAGAAACACCATGTCTTTCATACCACGGCGACGATCTTCCAGCGACGCCTTGACCTCAAAACCCTGTTTGTAGACACGGCCGGAGCTGCCACATTTGCCTATCCCGAGGTGATTGACCTGCCCGCCGACGAGGCTGAGGAGCAACTCGATCGGCTCTACGGGCGGTTCCAGACCCTCTATCGGGCCCGTATTGAGGCGGCGACCGGGGCGCCCGATACCCGCCTCGATGAAGAAGAGCGTCCGCAGTTGCCCGTTGCAGAGGATTCGTAG